Proteins from one Clostridium cellulovorans 743B genomic window:
- the secY gene encoding preprotein translocase subunit SecY: MLSTLRNAWKVKDIRGKIIFTLLMLVVFRIGNYIPVPGVNKDALMKVMDTNSNNLLGFYDLMNGGALKQSSIFALGVMPYINTSIIMQLLTVAIPHLENLSKEGEEGRKKIQKYTKYISVVFAVIQSYGIYAIMTQLGAIDDYSKFNVAMIMLTLTAGSVFLVWLGDQITVKGFGNGVSLIIAFGIISRVPDSVLRINSQVTNEQVTPLEVIILGAILIALLISVIVMTLAERRIPIQYASKANGRHFKQNSNLPFNLTASVVISIIFAMSFMRLPATIGNFFPNSTFAVWINSDKWFNIFKYNSGAYNITYIVLIIFFTWFYTQIIYKADEMAENIHKSAGFIPGVRPGEDTRLHIEKVLSRVSIIAGTFAALIAIFPLVLESSTSFRDLSLGSTGLLILVSVSIETVKTLESQLVMRHYGGFLKR; the protein is encoded by the coding sequence ATGTTGTCAACCTTACGTAATGCATGGAAAGTTAAGGACATAAGAGGAAAAATAATCTTCACTTTGTTAATGTTAGTAGTGTTCAGGATAGGAAATTATATTCCTGTTCCTGGCGTTAACAAAGATGCGTTGATGAAAGTCATGGATACTAATTCGAATAATTTATTAGGTTTTTATGATCTAATGAATGGTGGAGCACTAAAGCAAAGTAGTATTTTTGCACTAGGCGTAATGCCTTATATTAATACTTCTATTATTATGCAACTATTAACTGTTGCTATACCTCACTTAGAAAATCTTTCTAAGGAAGGTGAAGAAGGAAGAAAGAAAATTCAGAAATATACTAAATATATATCAGTAGTGTTTGCTGTAATTCAGTCTTATGGTATATATGCTATCATGACTCAACTAGGAGCTATCGACGATTACTCAAAATTTAATGTCGCTATGATAATGCTAACATTGACAGCTGGTTCTGTATTCTTAGTATGGCTTGGCGATCAAATAACTGTAAAAGGATTTGGTAACGGTGTATCGTTAATTATAGCATTTGGTATTATTTCAAGAGTACCAGATTCAGTGCTTAGAATTAACTCTCAAGTTACAAATGAACAAGTAACTCCATTAGAAGTTATAATATTAGGTGCAATTCTAATTGCCCTATTAATTTCAGTTATAGTAATGACTTTAGCGGAAAGAAGAATCCCAATTCAATATGCATCTAAGGCAAACGGAAGACATTTCAAGCAAAATTCTAACTTACCATTTAACTTGACAGCTTCAGTAGTTATTTCAATAATATTTGCCATGTCATTTATGAGACTTCCAGCTACTATCGGAAATTTCTTCCCAAATAGTACATTTGCAGTATGGATAAACTCAGACAAATGGTTTAATATTTTTAAATATAACTCTGGTGCATACAACATAACATATATTGTTTTAATTATATTCTTTACATGGTTCTACACTCAAATCATCTATAAAGCTGATGAAATGGCAGAGAATATACATAAATCTGCAGGATTTATCCCAGGTGTTAGACCAGGTGAAGACACAAGACTTCATATTGAAAAAGTACTTTCAAGAGTATCGATAATAGCGGGAACTTTTGCAGCTTTAATAGCTATATTCCCACTAGTATTAGAATCTTCAACTAGCTTTAGGGATTTATCCTTAGGTAGTACTGGATTATTGATTCTAGTAAGTGTTTCAATTGAAACTGTTAAAACATTAGAGTCACAATTAGTAATGCGTCATTATGGCGGATTCTTAAAGAGATAA
- the rpsC gene encoding 30S ribosomal protein S3: MGQKVNPHGLRVGVIKDWDAKWFADKKEFANYLVEDNKIRDFVKTKLYNSGISKIEIERKAKRVKLNIYTAKPGMIIGRGGQGIEALKKDLLKISADKNILINIVEIKNAETDAQLMAESIAQQLEKRISFRRAMKQTIQRAMKQGVRGVKTACAGRLAGAEIARTEQYHEGTIPLQTLRADIDYGFAEANTTYGKIGVKVWVYKGEVLPTKKVKNEEEVSAQ; this comes from the coding sequence TTGGGTCAAAAGGTAAATCCACATGGGTTAAGAGTCGGCGTTATAAAAGATTGGGATGCAAAATGGTTTGCAGACAAAAAAGAATTTGCTAATTACTTAGTTGAAGACAATAAAATTAGAGACTTTGTAAAGACTAAACTTTATAACTCTGGTATTTCTAAAATAGAAATAGAAAGAAAAGCAAAAAGAGTTAAGTTAAATATATACACAGCTAAACCAGGTATGATCATCGGAAGAGGCGGTCAAGGTATTGAAGCTTTAAAGAAAGATTTATTAAAAATATCAGCAGATAAGAATATTTTAATAAATATAGTTGAAATCAAAAATGCTGAAACTGATGCACAATTAATGGCTGAAAGCATAGCACAACAATTAGAAAAGAGAATTTCTTTTAGAAGAGCTATGAAACAAACAATTCAAAGAGCTATGAAGCAAGGCGTGAGAGGTGTTAAAACTGCATGTGCTGGTAGATTAGCAGGAGCTGAAATTGCTAGAACAGAGCAATATCACGAAGGTACAATTCCACTACAAACACTTAGAGCTGATATTGATTATGGATTTGCAGAAGCAAATACTACATACGGCAAGATTGGTGTAAAAGTATGGGTATATAAAGGTGAGGTTCTTCCAACAAAGAAAGTTAAAAATGAGGAAGAAGTAAGCGCACAATAG
- the rplW gene encoding 50S ribosomal protein L23: MKLTSYDIIRKPVITEKSMSEMAEKKYTFLVDVNANKCQVKKAVEEVFGVEVADVKTANYLGKTKRVGVHIGKRADYKKAVVKLTEESKTIEFFEGM; this comes from the coding sequence ATGAAATTAACAAGCTATGATATTATAAGAAAGCCTGTTATTACTGAAAAAAGCATGAGCGAAATGGCTGAAAAGAAATACACTTTCCTAGTAGATGTAAATGCTAACAAGTGCCAAGTTAAAAAGGCAGTTGAAGAAGTTTTCGGAGTTGAAGTAGCAGATGTTAAAACAGCTAACTACTTAGGTAAAACTAAAAGAGTAGGCGTACACATCGGTAAAAGAGCTGACTATAAAAAAGCTGTTGTTAAATTAACAGAAGAAAGCAAAACAATCGAATTCTTCGAAGGAATGTAA
- the rplV gene encoding 50S ribosomal protein L22 produces MEAKAIARYIRMSPTKVNIVLDLIRGKNVNEAFAILQYTPKDAAVVVNKLLKSAVANAENNLNLSRENLYVSDAHTGQGPTLKRFRPHAQGRAFSIKKRTSHITLVVKERA; encoded by the coding sequence ATGGAAGCTAAGGCTATAGCTAGATATATAAGAATGTCACCAACGAAGGTGAACATAGTGTTAGACTTAATAAGAGGTAAAAATGTGAATGAAGCATTCGCAATTTTACAATATACTCCTAAGGATGCAGCAGTTGTAGTAAATAAATTACTTAAATCCGCTGTTGCTAACGCAGAAAACAATTTAAATTTAAGCAGAGAGAACTTATATGTTTCTGATGCTCATACAGGTCAAGGTCCAACTTTAAAGAGATTTAGACCACATGCACAAGGAAGAGCATTTAGCATTAAAAAGAGAACATCTCATATAACTCTAGTAGTTAAAGAAAGAGCGTAG
- the rplE gene encoding 50S ribosomal protein L5 produces the protein MSPRLKEKYENEVVKALMEKFGYKNIMEVPKLEKIIINMGVGEAKDNAKVLESAVRDLEIIAGQKVILTRAKKSVANFKLRENMPIGCKVTLRKDRMFEFADKLMNVALPRVRDFRGVSSKAFDGRGNYALGIKEQLIFPEIEYDKVDKVRGMDIIFVTTAKTDEEARELLRYLGMPFAQ, from the coding sequence ATGAGTCCAAGACTTAAAGAAAAGTATGAAAATGAAGTTGTAAAAGCTTTAATGGAAAAGTTCGGATATAAAAATATTATGGAAGTTCCAAAGCTTGAAAAAATAATTATAAACATGGGCGTAGGCGAAGCTAAAGATAATGCTAAAGTTTTAGAATCAGCTGTAAGAGATTTAGAAATCATTGCTGGTCAAAAAGTAATCTTAACAAGAGCTAAGAAATCAGTAGCGAACTTTAAGTTAAGAGAAAATATGCCTATCGGATGCAAAGTTACATTAAGAAAAGATAGAATGTTTGAATTCGCTGACAAATTAATGAACGTAGCATTACCAAGAGTTAGAGACTTTAGAGGAGTTTCAAGCAAGGCTTTTGACGGCAGAGGAAACTATGCTTTAGGAATTAAAGAACAATTAATTTTCCCAGAAATTGAGTACGATAAGGTCGATAAAGTAAGAGGTATGGACATTATATTTGTAACTACTGCTAAGACAGATGAAGAAGCTAGAGAGTTATTAAGATATCTTGGAATGCCATTCGCACAATAA
- the rplF gene encoding 50S ribosomal protein L6, translating into MSRVGKLPVAIPNGVTFTVTPENVVTVKGPKGELTKAMHKDIKIETVDNSVVVTRPSDVKEHRALHGLTRALINNMVTGVNEGFVKTLELIGVGYRAQAKGKGLVLSLGYSHPVEIDPVDGITFELPDANHIKVMGIDKELVGSVAADIRTWRKPEPYKGKGIKYSDEVVRRKEGKTGK; encoded by the coding sequence ATGTCAAGAGTAGGTAAGCTTCCAGTAGCTATTCCTAACGGTGTAACTTTTACTGTAACACCAGAGAACGTTGTTACAGTAAAAGGACCTAAAGGTGAGCTAACAAAAGCTATGCACAAAGACATTAAAATAGAGACTGTTGATAACAGCGTTGTTGTTACAAGACCAAGCGATGTTAAAGAACACAGAGCTTTACACGGTTTAACAAGAGCTCTTATAAACAACATGGTAACAGGCGTTAATGAAGGGTTTGTAAAAACTCTTGAGTTAATCGGAGTTGGTTACAGAGCACAAGCTAAGGGAAAAGGATTAGTTTTAAGCCTTGGATATTCACATCCAGTTGAAATAGACCCAGTAGATGGTATTACTTTTGAACTTCCAGATGCAAACCATATTAAAGTTATGGGAATTGATAAAGAATTAGTTGGATCTGTAGCAGCTGATATCAGAACTTGGAGAAAACCAGAACCTTACAAAGGTAAAGGTATTAAGTACTCTGATGAAGTTGTTAGACGTAAGGAAGGTAAAACAGGTAAGTAA
- the rplN gene encoding 50S ribosomal protein L14, producing MIQQQTLLKVADNSGAKEIMCIRVLGGSHRKWGNIGDIIVASVKSATPGGVVKKGDVVKAVIVRSVKGLRRQDGSYIKFDENAAVIIKEDKQPRGTRIFGPVARELRDKEFNKILSLAPEVL from the coding sequence ATGATTCAGCAACAAACATTATTAAAAGTTGCAGATAACTCAGGTGCTAAAGAAATTATGTGTATCAGAGTATTAGGTGGATCTCACAGAAAATGGGGAAACATCGGAGACATTATAGTCGCTAGCGTTAAAAGTGCAACACCAGGTGGAGTTGTAAAGAAAGGCGATGTTGTAAAGGCTGTTATCGTTAGATCAGTTAAAGGATTAAGAAGACAAGATGGTTCATATATAAAGTTCGACGAGAATGCTGCGGTTATCATTAAAGAAGATAAACAACCAAGAGGAACTCGTATATTCGGACCAGTTGCTAGGGAATTAAGAGATAAGGAATTCAATAAAATCTTATCACTAGCACCAGAAGTTCTATAA
- the map gene encoding type I methionyl aminopeptidase has translation MIVIKSDAEIQCMRRAGKIVGDTLLMLEEVIKPGISTEEIDRIAEDFIRKQGAIPSFKGLYGFPASICSSVNEEVIHGIPSKRILNEGDIISIDCGALIDGFHGDAARTFPVGSISEAAQKLIDVTRESFFKGIEEIKVNCHLGDVGYAIQSHVEAMGFSVVRDFVGHGIGRKLHEDPNVPNFGIRGRGLRLKSGMVLAIEPMVNEGTHHIVTLDDEWTVVTKDKKLSAHYENTVAILEDRVELLTLSN, from the coding sequence ATGATAGTTATTAAGAGTGATGCAGAAATTCAGTGTATGAGACGTGCTGGTAAGATAGTTGGTGACACCCTATTGATGCTAGAAGAGGTAATTAAACCTGGAATATCTACTGAAGAAATAGATCGTATAGCAGAAGATTTTATAAGGAAGCAGGGTGCAATACCGTCATTTAAAGGACTTTACGGGTTCCCAGCATCTATATGTTCCTCAGTGAATGAAGAAGTTATTCATGGAATACCAAGCAAAAGGATTCTCAATGAAGGAGATATTATAAGTATTGATTGTGGAGCTCTTATAGATGGGTTTCATGGTGATGCAGCAAGGACATTTCCAGTAGGAAGTATCTCAGAAGCTGCTCAAAAACTTATTGATGTAACTAGAGAGAGCTTTTTTAAAGGTATAGAGGAGATCAAAGTTAATTGTCATCTTGGTGATGTTGGCTATGCTATACAAAGTCATGTCGAAGCCATGGGTTTTTCTGTTGTTCGTGATTTTGTAGGTCATGGGATTGGCAGAAAACTTCATGAAGATCCTAATGTTCCAAACTTTGGTATCCGTGGACGTGGTTTAAGACTTAAGAGCGGTATGGTTCTAGCTATAGAACCAATGGTTAATGAAGGAACACATCATATAGTAACTCTAGATGATGAATGGACTGTGGTGACTAAAGACAAAAAACTTTCAGCTCACTATGAGAACACAGTAGCAATACTAGAAGATAGAGTAGAATTGCTTACTTTAAGTAACTAG
- the rplP gene encoding 50S ribosomal protein L16, translating into MLMPKRVKHRKVQKGRMRGKATRGNFIAYGDYAIQATECGWITSNQIEAARIAINRYIRRGGKLWIKIFPDKPITEKPAETRMGSGKGSPEYWVAVVKPGRVLFELSGVNEETAREAMRLASHKLPIKTKFVTRKDFEEMGGEK; encoded by the coding sequence ATGTTAATGCCTAAAAGAGTTAAGCATCGTAAAGTGCAAAAGGGCAGAATGAGAGGTAAAGCTACTAGAGGAAACTTTATAGCATACGGAGATTATGCAATTCAAGCTACAGAATGTGGTTGGATTACAAGCAATCAAATAGAAGCTGCCAGAATCGCGATAAATAGATACATCAGAAGAGGAGGAAAACTTTGGATAAAGATTTTCCCAGATAAGCCAATCACTGAAAAACCAGCTGAAACTCGTATGGGTTCCGGTAAAGGTTCACCAGAGTATTGGGTAGCAGTTGTTAAACCAGGTAGAGTGTTATTCGAATTATCAGGTGTTAATGAAGAAACTGCTAGAGAGGCAATGAGACTAGCTTCTCATAAGCTTCCTATAAAAACTAAATTTGTAACAAGAAAAGACTTTGAGGAAATGGGTGGTGAGAAATAA
- the rpsQ gene encoding 30S ribosomal protein S17: protein MERTMRKTRIGRVVSDKMNKTIVVAVETKVRHPLYGKTVNRTTKFKVHDENNEANVNDRVEIMETRPLSKDKNWRLVKIVEKAK from the coding sequence GTGGAAAGAACAATGAGAAAAACAAGAATCGGTAGAGTTGTTTCAGATAAAATGAATAAGACAATTGTAGTTGCTGTTGAAACTAAAGTGCGTCACCCATTATACGGAAAAACAGTTAATAGAACTACTAAATTCAAAGTTCATGATGAAAATAACGAAGCAAACGTTAATGATAGAGTAGAAATTATGGAAACTAGACCATTGTCAAAAGACAAAAATTGGAGACTTGTTAAGATAGTTGAAAAAGCTAAGTAG
- the rpmD gene encoding 50S ribosomal protein L30: MANVKVTLFRSTIGRKKDHIATVNALGLKKIGQSVIKEETPQIRGMINKVSYLLKVEEA, encoded by the coding sequence ATGGCTAATGTAAAAGTTACTTTATTTAGAAGTACTATTGGTAGAAAAAAAGACCATATTGCTACTGTTAATGCTCTTGGTCTAAAAAAGATTGGTCAATCCGTAATTAAAGAAGAAACTCCTCAAATAAGAGGTATGATCAATAAAGTTTCTTATCTTTTAAAAGTTGAAGAAGCTTAA
- the rplO gene encoding 50S ribosomal protein L15 yields the protein MKLHTLKPAAGSKKAPKRVGRGTGSGLGRNSGKGEKGQNSRTGGGVRPGFEGGQMPLYRRLPKRGFTNIFAKEITAINVDRLNVFENGTEVTPELLIQNGIIGKINDGVKILGNGELTKSLTIKAHKFSKTAAEKIEAAGGKAEVI from the coding sequence ATGAAACTTCATACATTAAAACCAGCTGCTGGCTCAAAGAAAGCTCCAAAAAGAGTTGGTAGAGGTACAGGATCAGGCTTAGGAAGAAATTCAGGTAAAGGTGAAAAGGGTCAAAACTCTAGAACAGGTGGTGGAGTTAGACCAGGCTTCGAAGGAGGTCAAATGCCTTTATACAGAAGATTACCTAAGAGAGGATTTACCAATATTTTTGCTAAAGAAATAACAGCGATAAACGTTGATAGATTAAATGTATTTGAAAATGGAACAGAAGTAACACCAGAATTGTTAATCCAAAACGGTATTATTGGAAAAATAAATGATGGCGTTAAAATCTTAGGAAACGGCGAATTAACTAAGAGCTTAACAATAAAAGCTCATAAATTTTCTAAAACAGCCGCTGAAAAGATAGAAGCTGCTGGAGGAAAAGCTGAGGTGATCTAA
- the rpsE gene encoding 30S ribosomal protein S5, giving the protein MKIDPSTLDLKEKVVHINRVAKVVKGGRNFRFSVLVVVGDENGHVGVGTGKSVEIPEAIRKGIEDAKKNLVKVSVVGNTVPHTFEGEFGRGRVLVMPATEGTGIIAGGPARIVLELAGIKDVRAKSLGSKNPKNMVNATINALSNMRTVEEIAALRGKTVEEIIG; this is encoded by the coding sequence GTGAAAATTGATCCTAGCACATTAGACCTTAAAGAAAAGGTTGTTCATATAAACAGAGTTGCTAAGGTTGTTAAAGGTGGTAGAAACTTTAGATTTAGCGTACTAGTAGTAGTAGGCGACGAAAACGGACACGTTGGTGTTGGAACAGGTAAATCAGTTGAAATCCCAGAAGCAATCAGAAAAGGCATCGAAGATGCTAAAAAGAATTTAGTAAAAGTATCAGTAGTAGGAAATACAGTGCCTCATACTTTTGAAGGAGAATTCGGAAGAGGTAGAGTACTTGTTATGCCAGCTACAGAAGGTACAGGAATTATCGCTGGAGGTCCAGCAAGAATAGTTCTTGAATTAGCAGGAATTAAGGATGTTAGAGCTAAATCTTTAGGTTCTAAAAATCCAAAAAACATGGTTAATGCAACAATAAATGCATTAAGCAATATGAGAACAGTTGAAGAAATTGCCGCTTTAAGAGGTAAGACTGTTGAAGAAATAATAGGTTAG
- the rplR gene encoding 50S ribosomal protein L18, giving the protein MISKKDRAEARVKRHRRVRKNIAGTAERPRLAVFRSEKNIYAQIIDDVKGVTVVSASSLDKNFEGLGSNKEAAKKVGELVAKKALENGIKTVVFDRGGYVYHGRVKELADAAREAGLIF; this is encoded by the coding sequence ATGATTAGCAAAAAGGATAGAGCAGAAGCTAGAGTTAAGCGTCACAGAAGAGTTCGTAAGAACATAGCTGGTACAGCTGAAAGACCTAGATTAGCTGTTTTTAGAAGTGAGAAGAACATATATGCTCAAATTATAGATGACGTAAAAGGTGTTACTGTAGTTTCAGCATCATCTTTAGATAAAAACTTTGAAGGCCTAGGAAGCAATAAGGAAGCAGCAAAAAAAGTTGGAGAATTAGTAGCTAAAAAGGCATTAGAAAACGGAATAAAAACTGTTGTATTCGACAGAGGTGGTTATGTTTACCACGGAAGAGTTAAAGAATTAGCAGACGCAGCAAGAGAAGCTGGCTTAATATTCTAA
- the rpmC gene encoding 50S ribosomal protein L29 — protein MKANKLQELRESSAQDLNANLADLKKELFNLRFQLATGQLENPMRIREVKKSIAQIKTILREDELKAVEQ, from the coding sequence ATGAAGGCTAACAAGTTACAAGAGTTAAGAGAAAGTTCAGCTCAAGACTTAAATGCTAACTTAGCTGATCTTAAGAAAGAGCTTTTTAACTTAAGATTCCAATTAGCTACAGGCCAATTAGAGAATCCTATGAGAATCAGAGAAGTTAAAAAATCAATAGCCCAAATTAAAACCATCCTAAGAGAAGATGAATTGAAGGCTGTTGAACAATAA
- the rpsH gene encoding 30S ribosomal protein S8 → MVMTDPIADLLTRIRNANTARHEVVEVPSSNVKKAIANLLLQEGYVKDIEEYNDGIVPMLRIALKYGSDKTRTITGLKRISKPGLRVYCRKEEIPQVLNGLGVAIISTSKGILTDKDARKLGLGGEVICYVW, encoded by the coding sequence ATGGTTATGACAGATCCAATAGCAGATTTGCTAACACGTATAAGAAATGCTAATACTGCGAGACACGAAGTGGTTGAAGTTCCTTCTTCAAATGTAAAGAAGGCTATCGCTAACTTACTTTTACAAGAAGGTTACGTTAAAGATATAGAAGAATATAATGATGGAATAGTTCCTATGCTAAGAATAGCATTAAAATATGGTTCAGATAAAACTAGAACTATAACTGGTTTAAAGAGAATATCTAAGCCAGGTTTAAGAGTTTACTGCAGAAAGGAAGAAATTCCTCAAGTATTAAACGGCTTAGGAGTTGCGATTATCTCAACTTCAAAAGGTATATTAACTGATAAAGATGCAAGAAAATTAGGATTAGGTGGAGAAGTAATCTGTTACGTTTGGTAA
- the rplX gene encoding 50S ribosomal protein L24 — MSKIHVRKSDKVVVISGKDKGKISEVLAVYPKKGTVLVKDVNVVTKHQKPNRANMQGGIVKAEAAINSAKVMLFCDSCKKATRISNKIQEDGSKVRVCKKCGKTL, encoded by the coding sequence GTGAGCAAGATACATGTAAGAAAGAGTGACAAAGTTGTTGTTATCTCAGGTAAAGATAAAGGTAAAATCAGTGAAGTTCTTGCAGTATATCCTAAAAAGGGAACTGTTTTAGTTAAAGATGTAAATGTAGTAACTAAACATCAAAAACCAAACAGAGCAAATATGCAAGGTGGTATAGTTAAAGCTGAAGCAGCGATCAACAGTGCTAAAGTTATGTTGTTCTGTGATAGCTGTAAGAAAGCTACAAGAATTAGCAATAAGATTCAAGAAGACGGATCAAAAGTTAGAGTTTGTAAGAAATGTGGTAAAACACTTTAA
- the rpsS gene encoding 30S ribosomal protein S19, which translates to MSRSVKKGPYIKESLLAKINEMNEKNEKKVIKTWSRSSTIFPQMVGHTIAVHDGRKHVPVYVVEDMVGHKLGEFVLTRTFKGHIQEKSSGKKR; encoded by the coding sequence ATGAGTAGATCAGTAAAAAAAGGACCTTATATAAAAGAATCATTATTAGCAAAGATCAACGAAATGAACGAAAAAAATGAGAAGAAAGTTATAAAAACTTGGTCAAGAAGTTCAACAATTTTCCCTCAAATGGTTGGTCACACAATCGCAGTTCATGATGGAAGAAAACACGTTCCAGTGTACGTTGTAGAAGATATGGTAGGTCATAAACTAGGTGAATTCGTATTAACTAGAACATTTAAAGGTCATATACAAGAGAAATCATCTGGTAAGAAGAGATAA
- a CDS encoding type Z 30S ribosomal protein S14 yields the protein MARKAIVEKWNKEPKYSTRAYTRCRLCGRPHSVLKKYGICRICFRELAYKGEIPGCRKASW from the coding sequence GTGGCACGTAAAGCAATAGTTGAAAAGTGGAACAAAGAACCTAAGTATTCTACTAGAGCATATACAAGATGCAGATTATGTGGAAGACCACATTCAGTATTAAAGAAATATGGTATCTGCAGAATATGTTTTAGAGAACTTGCCTATAAAGGTGAAATACCAGGTTGTAGAAAAGCTAGCTGGTAA
- a CDS encoding adenylate kinase codes for MNIVLLGPPGAGKGTQAKKIVQEYSIPHISTGDIFRKNIAEQTPLGKKAKEYIDQGLLVPDELTIDIVKDRLMQEDCKTGFLLDGFPRTVFQAEALDLFLKELDKAIECSLLIEVPRENILVRMTGRRMCKNCGASYHVTFNPPKVEGKCDLCEGPLVQRKDDTEATVKERLKVYDEQTQPLIDYYAAQNKLIEIDGTQDIDVVFDKAKDVLKRFE; via the coding sequence TTGAATATAGTACTACTAGGCCCTCCGGGTGCAGGAAAAGGAACGCAGGCTAAAAAAATAGTTCAAGAGTATTCCATACCTCACATTTCTACTGGAGATATATTTAGAAAAAATATTGCTGAACAAACTCCATTAGGAAAAAAAGCTAAGGAATATATAGATCAAGGATTACTTGTTCCAGATGAACTAACTATAGATATAGTAAAAGATAGACTGATGCAAGAAGACTGCAAAACAGGTTTTCTTTTAGATGGATTTCCAAGAACAGTTTTTCAAGCAGAAGCTTTAGATTTATTTCTTAAGGAACTAGATAAAGCAATTGAATGTTCTTTGTTAATTGAAGTTCCAAGAGAAAATATACTTGTGAGAATGACTGGTAGAAGAATGTGTAAAAACTGTGGTGCTAGCTACCATGTTACATTTAACCCGCCTAAGGTTGAAGGAAAATGTGATTTGTGTGAAGGACCATTGGTTCAAAGAAAAGATGATACTGAAGCTACAGTTAAAGAAAGACTCAAAGTATATGATGAACAAACTCAACCACTAATTGACTATTATGCAGCACAAAATAAACTTATCGAAATTGATGGAACACAAGATATCGATGTAGTTTTTGATAAAGCTAAAGATGTCTTGAAGAGATTCGAATAA
- the rplB gene encoding 50S ribosomal protein L2 — MAVRTYKPTTPSRREMTMDTFEFITTNVPEKSLLVSKNKTGGRNNQGKITVRHHGGGAKQKYRLIDFKRNDKDGIPAKVVSVEYDPNRSAYISLVSYADGEKRYIIAPVGIKVGDVVESGVNADIKPGNCLPLKNIPVGTVVHNVELAAGKGAQLVRSAGASAQLMAKEGNYATLRLPSGEMRYVRIECRATIGTVSNLTHEIINIGKAGRKRHMGIRPTVRGSVMNPNDHPHGGGEGKSPVGHASPRTPWGKPALGYKTRKKKKYSDRLIIKGRK; from the coding sequence ATGGCAGTTAGAACGTATAAACCTACCACACCTTCAAGAAGAGAAATGACTATGGATACATTTGAGTTCATAACTACAAATGTGCCTGAAAAATCACTTCTTGTATCAAAAAATAAAACAGGTGGTAGAAACAATCAAGGTAAAATAACTGTTAGACATCACGGTGGTGGTGCTAAGCAAAAATATAGATTAATAGATTTCAAGAGAAATGATAAAGATGGAATACCAGCAAAGGTAGTTTCAGTTGAGTACGATCCAAACAGATCTGCTTACATTTCACTTGTATCATATGCAGATGGTGAGAAGAGATATATCATCGCACCAGTTGGAATAAAAGTTGGAGATGTTGTTGAGTCAGGCGTTAACGCTGATATCAAACCAGGTAACTGCTTACCATTAAAGAACATTCCAGTTGGTACAGTTGTTCATAATGTAGAATTAGCAGCTGGAAAAGGTGCTCAATTAGTTAGATCTGCCGGTGCTTCAGCACAGCTTATGGCTAAAGAAGGCAACTATGCAACATTAAGATTACCTTCAGGTGAAATGAGATATGTTAGAATTGAATGCAGAGCTACAATAGGAACTGTATCAAACTTAACACACGAAATCATCAATATAGGTAAAGCTGGTAGAAAAAGACACATGGGTATCAGACCTACAGTAAGAGGTTCTGTAATGAACCCTAACGATCACCCTCACGGTGGTGGTGAAGGTAAATCACCAGTAGGACACGCAAGTCCACGTACTCCATGGGGTAAACCAGCACTTGGATACAAAACAAGAAAGAAGAAGAAATACTCAGATAGACTTATTATCAAGGGTAGAAAATAA